A portion of the Calliphora vicina chromosome 5, idCalVici1.1, whole genome shotgun sequence genome contains these proteins:
- the LOC135961210 gene encoding uncharacterized protein LOC135961210 produces MSQPSSGSSPAGTKIVSQQVAPSVAGVSSLAASSHVAGTSLTPSAAGVPPQNVSTIDVTTNQPIVIAPVAGVPTSSTAAGTTYAIATTVANVQHNQQNFAENNLSSSAQLNLEGLQSQINILQAQLLNAQRALSIATNANSTPSSSAAMPQPSNMAPPVTGTSEVNVDNSASANVDCTERRTPFSSVSCNENNFSNLCGSQPLPPNFRLSQNGGSLLMHRKIYDLPDFSGSPEDWPMFSTAFNQSTAVYNYNNFENCLRLQKALKGDARECVKSLLIHADNVSMVMEQLCFQYGRPEMLIRCQLQQVKEISPISESAVDKLVPFAVKVRNLAAFLETANGQQHLANPTLMEELVGKLPMSKRMEWARCASTIKPYPTILDFSKWLKDVADLVRMVQTTSGNRQNNEPKRKVVLHAADGQRKQQECPMCQANHKIFDCRKFGSLSVPNRWSEVKKMRLCFSCLGSGHSSRFCRYRKTCPVDGCLRKHNKLLHDVKINDGGNNTLSSESPAPSGSTNENESVLSCVSKAADKGVLLFRVVPIVLYGPSNKIETYALLDEGSSVTMVDSSLVKKLGLQGHQSQLNLNWYAGKASQETATVVDMHISGIGKQRKYALRNVYGVSNLKLPAQSFNMDLSRHPGLPIKLYNDVVPKVLIGLDHSHLGLPDEIVSLDENGPYAANTPLGWVVFGKMMGKQSSENLCLLSVQPEQRLYDLVANYFETENFGVKLLPVIESKDDLRARKIMNETTVKIDGRFQTRLLWREDDVVLPDSYSMALNRLVGIERKMNRSPEFGAAYKSIMRDYLSKRYVRKLSPIEAADLCPRTWYLPHFGVINPNKPGKIRLVFDAAATVEGVSLNSKLLKGPQQYKPLPSVLFNFRVGAVAVCGDIKEMFHQVIVAPEDRCSQRFLWREDTREPPDSYEMLVMTFGAACSPCVAHYVKETNALSYRDKYPRAVKSIVDHHYVDDFVDSFPTQARAIGIAKQVRDIHKSAGFELRNFSSNSSKVIVALKSAVESPVNFSSDVNQLQSEKILGMYWQPKDDTFRFNLKFHNVNADVIEGMRCPTKRELLSVVMSVFDPLGFLSYYMITAKLLMREVWRHNIRWDDALPGELNEMWNNWRQELQNVIHVKVPRFYFRNGVPSRLELHVFVDASEDAFGAVSYWRSINADNKIEVTFVAAKTRCAPLKAMSIPRLELQTAVLGTRLMGTILKEHSIKVSRIVCWSDSTTVVSWIGSESRRYKPFVAHRITEILDSTSPADWRWLPTNLNVADETTRMKSQVNFSDDCRWFTGPKFLYEYEDEWPKTQEIPTCSLDTEELRPKFALLVNTPVVFEFDRFSSYLKLKRTIAWVLRFINRCQKKIGPEEGNGLTTAELKSADICLCRQAQREKFSAEIEIIKNEGTLPKSSELYALTPYMDENSLLRVYGRVDAASWLPLDIRRPIILPSFHPVTELFVAHVHEKMKHQNFEATVCEIQRSFWIPRLRKILRKRVSNCFICRFRRPLPVPPLMGSLPKDRLTPYIRPFSYTGLDYFGPLIVTIGRRHEKRWVALFTCLTIRAINLEVAFDLSTDACILAIRNFINRHGLPTRLRSDNGTNFVGADKVAKRFSKVFDVARIQDELTSKGIDWQFNCPHNPAEGGIWERMVQCRNSRPLTHLPLSHEDEEPLTPNHFLLGCPNTTQTPAGAKEEQSVVLKKQWRISRQLRDHFWNRWIKEYLPTLTRRSKWCQRTKPIAIGDLVLICDPAVSRRDWKRGRVEEVFIGRDGVIRRADVRTSTGILKRPVSKLAVLDLE; encoded by the exons ATGAGCCAGCCTAGTAGTGGTTCCTCGCCTGCCggaacaaaaattgtttctcAACAAGTGGCTCCATCGGTCGCCGGAGTTTCTTCTTTGGCTGCCAGTTCCCATGTCGCCGGAACATCTTTGACTCCCTCCGCCGCTGGAGTGCCTCCACAAAACGTAAGTACTATTGACGTCACAACAAATCAACCAATTGTAATTGCTCCTGTCGCCGGAGTGCCTACAAGTTCCACCGCCGCCGGAACAACTTATGCCATAGCTACCACAGTTGCCAATGTTCAACATAACCAACaaaattttgctgaaaataatTTAAGCTCTTCTGCACAGCTTAATTTGGAAGGCCTTCAAAGTCAGATCAACATTCTTCAGGCCCAGTTGTTAAATGCCCAGCGAGCGTTGTCGATTGCCACAAACGCTAATTCGACGCCGAGTTCTTCAGCCGCCATGCCACAGCCATCCAATATGGCGCCGCCAGTAACGGGTACCAGCGAAGTCAACGTTGACAATTCTGCCTCAGCCAACGTTGACTGCACTGAACGTCGTACGCCATTTTCTTCGGTAAGCtgcaatgaaaataatttttcgaatttgtgtGGAAGTCAACCGTTGCCGCCAAATTTCCGATTGTCTCAAAATGGTGGTTCGTTATTGATGCATcgaaaaatttatgatttaccGGATTTTAGTGGCTCGCCTGAAGATTGGCCCATGTTCTCAACGGCTTTTAATCAATCGACTGctgtttataattataataattttgaaaattgtttaaggcTCCAAAAAGCTTTGAAGGGTGATGCCCGTGAATGTGTGAAGTCGTTGCTGATCCATGCAGATAACGTGAGTATGGTTATGGAACAATTGTGTTTTCAATATGGTCGCCCAGAGATGCTTATTCGTTGCCAGCTACAACAAGTGAAAGAAATTTCGCCCATTAGTGAAAGTGCTGTGGATAAGCTTGTGCCCTTTGCTGTTAAAGTGCGGAATCTTGCCGCCTTTTTGGAAACTGCTAATGGACAACAGCATTTAGCTAATCCAACATTAATGGAAGAATTGGTCGGAAAGCTTCCAATGAGTAAACGAATGGAGTGGGCCCGCTGTGCCTCAACAATAAAACCATACCCAACTATTTTGGATTTTAGCAAATGGCTCAAAGATGTTGCTGATTTGGTAAGAATGGTGCAAACTACAAGTGGAAATCGTCAAAATAATGAACCCAAAAGAAAAGTTGTCCTTCATGCTGCTGATGGTCAACGTAAACAACAAGAATGCCCTATGTGCCAggcaaatcataaaatatttgattgtaGAAAATTTGGTTCATTAAGTGTGCCTAATCGTTGGAGTGAAGTGAAAAAAATGAGGTTATGTTTTTCGTGTCTGGGTAGTGGACATTCGAGTAGATTTTGCCGTTATCGAAAGACGTGTCCCGTGGATGGTTGTCTAAGAAAACATAACAAATTATTACATGATGTCAAAATTAATGATGGTGGAAATAATACGCTTTCGTCTGAGTCGCCTGCTCCAAGTGGTTCCACAAATGAAAATGAGTCTGTTCTTAGCTGTGTGTCTAAAGCTGCAGATAAAGGTGTGTTGTTGTTCCGAGTGGTGCCAATTGTGCTTTATGGTCCCAGTAACAAAATTGAAACCTATGCGTTGTTGGATGAAGGTTCATCGGTTACTATGGTGGACAGCTCCTTGGTGAAGAAACTTGGTCTTCAGGGGCATCAAAGtcaattgaatttgaattggTATGCTGGTAAGGCATCACAAGAAACGGCAACAGTGGTTGATATGCACATAAGTGGAATTGGTAAGCAGAGAAAATATGCCTTGCGAAACGTTTATGgagtttcaaatttaaaattgccggcCCAAAGCTTCAATATGGATTTAAGTCGCCATCCTGGTTTGCCCATTAAATTATATAATGATGTTGTTCCCAAAGTTCTGATTGGATTAGATCATTCTCATCTGGGACTTCCTGATGAAATTGTGTCTCTGGATGAAAATGGTCCATATGCTGCTAACACCCCATTAGGATGGGTCGTATTTGGGAAAATGATGGGTAAGCAATCTAGCGAAAATTTGTGTCTTTTGTCAGTTCAGCCAGAGCAAAGACTCTATGACTTAGtggcaaattattttgaaacggAGAATTTTGGTGTGAAGTTATTGCCGGTCATAGAATCAAAGGATGACTTACGGGCTCGGAAAATTATGAACGAAACTACAGTTAAGATTGATGGTAGATTCCAAACTCGGCTCTTGTGGCGTGAAGATGATGTTGTGTTGCCTGATAGCTACTCCATGGCTCTAAATAGACTTGTTGGTATTGAGCGAAAGATGAATAGAAGTCCTGAATTTGGTGCTGCCTACAAATCCATCATGAGGGATTATTTGTCCAAGAGGTATGTACGTAAATTGTCGCCTATTGAAGCTGCTGATTTGTGCCCCAGGACTTGGTATCTTCCGCATTTTGGAGTGATTAATCCTAATAAGCCAGGAAAAATTCGTTTAGTGTTTGATGCTGCCGCAACTGTTGAAGGTGTTTCCCTGAATTCTAAACTGCTAAAAGGCCCGCAGCAATATAAGCCTCTGCCAtccgttttatttaattttcgagTTGGTGCTGTTGCAGTGTGTGGGGACATCAAAGAAATGTTTCACCAAGTTATTGTAGCTCCTGAAGATAGATGCTCTCAAAGATTTCTTTGGCGTGAAGACACTAGAGAACCACCTGATTCTTATGAAATGCTAGTCATGACTTTTGGTGCTGCTTGCTCGCCTTGTGTAGCCCATTATGTCAAAGAAACAAATGCCCTAAGCTATCGTGATAAATATCCTCGTGCAGTGAAGTCGATTGTTGATCATCATTATGTAGATGATTTTGTGGATAGTTTTCCGACGCAAGCAAGGGCCATTGGGATTGCCAAACAAGTGCGCGACATTCATAAATCAGCTGGGTTTGAACTACGTAATTTTTCATCGAACTCTTCTAAAGTAATTGTGGCTCTTAAAAGTGCAGTGGAAAGTCCGGTGAATTTTTCCAGCGATGTCAACCAGCTACAATCAGAGAAGATACTTGGTATGTATTGGCAACCTAAAGATGATACTTTCAGGTTCAATTTGAAGTTCCACAACGTGAATGCTGATGTTATAGAAGGTATGAGGTGTCCAACAAAACGCGAGCTTTTAAGTGTGGTTATGTCCGTTTTTGATCCACTTGGTTTCCTGAGCTACTACATGATAACGGCAAAGTTACTGATGCGTGAAGTTTGGAGACACAATATACGATGGGATGATGCATTGCCCGGAGAATTAAACGAGATGTGGAATAATTGGCGCCAAGAGCTACAAAATGTCATCCATGTTAAAGTGCCtcgattttattttagaaatggtGTTCCTTCTCGCCTGGAACTACATGTTTTTGTCGACGCTAGTGAAGATGCATTTGGTGCCGTGTCATACTGGAGGTCTATAAATGCTGATAATAAAATTGAAGTGACTTTTGTAGCTGCAAAAACTAGATGTGCTCCTCTGAAAGCAATGAGTATTCCTCGGCTCGAACTTCAGACTGCTGTATTGGGTACTCGTTTGATGGGTACAATTTTGAAGGAACATTCCATTAAGGTATCAAGAATCGTTTGCTGGAGTGATTCAACCACCGTAGTTAGTTGGATTGGATCTGAAAGCCGAAGATATAAACCCTTTGTTGCCCATAGAATTACTGAGATTCTTGATTCTACTAGCCCAGCAGATTGGAGATGGCTGCCAACAAATCTTAATGTTGCCGATGAAACTACAAGAATGAAAAGCCAGGTTAATTTTTCAGATGATTGCCGCTGGTTTACGGGACCTAAATTTCTATACGAATATGAAGATGAATGGCCAAAAACACAAGAAATACCTACTTGTAGCCTAGACACTGAAGAACTTCGTCCCAAATTTGCTTTGCTGGTAAATACCCCTGTTGTTTTTGAATTCGATAGATTTTCatcatatttgaaattaaaacgtACGATTGCCTGGGTGTTACGTTTTATAAATCGTTGCCAAAAGAAGATTGGTCCTGAAGAAGGAAATGGTTTAACTACTGCAGAGTTAAAAAGTGCTGACATTTGTCTTTGCCGTCAAGCCCAACGAGAAAAATTTAGcgctgaaattgaaattattaaaaatgaaggAACTTTGCCCAAAAGTAGTGAGTTGTATGCCCTGACTCCATATATGGATGAAAATTCATTACTTCGAGTTTATGGTCGTGTGGATGCAGCTAGTTGGTTACCATTGGATATAAGGCGTCCGATTATATTACCGTCGTTTCATCCTGTCACCGAGTTGTTTGTGGCCCATGTACACGAAAAAATGaaacatcaaaattttgaaGCTACAGTTTGTGAAATTCAAAGATCATTTTGGATTCCCCGCCTTAGAAAAATTTTACGTAAGCGTGTTTctaattgttttatttgcagATTTCGTCGTCCATTGCCGGTGCCACCACTTATGGGTTCTTTGCCAAAAGACAGATTGACGCCATATATTCGTCCATTTTCCTACACTGGATTGGACTATTTTGGTCCACTCATTGTAACCATTGGTCGTCGCCATGAAAAACGCTGGGTGGCCTTATTTACTTGCCTGACCATAAGAGCCATTAATTTGGAAGTCGCTTTCGATTTGTCAACCGATGCGTGTATTCTTGCCATACGCAATTTTATAAATCGACATGGCCTGCCTACAAGACTGAGGAGCGATAATGGTACAAATTTTGTTGGTGCTGATAAAGTTGCCAAGAGGTTCAGTAAAGTATTTGATGTGGCTCGAATTCAAGATGAACTTACATCTAAAGGTATAGACTGGCAGTTTAATTGTCCACATAATCCTGCAGAAGGTGGTATATGGGAACGGATGGTCCAATGT CGGAATTCCCGTCCGTTGACACACTTGCCGTTGAGCCACGAAGATGAAGAACCACTAACGCCTAATCATTTTTTGTTGGGTTGCCCTAATACAACACAAACTCCTGCCGGAGCAAAAGAAGAACAGTCTGTTGTACTAAAAAAGCAGTGGCGCATTTCCCGTCAGCTACGTGATCATTTCTGGAACAGGTGGATAAAAGAATATTTGCCCACGTTGACTAGACGCTCCAAATGGTGTCAACGTACGAAGCCTATTGCTATTGGTGATTTGGTTCTAATTTGCGATCCAGCCGTGTCCCGTAGAGATTGGAAACGAGGCAGAGTGGAAGAGGTGTTTATAGGTAGAGATGGTGTTATTCGTCGTGCTGATGTACGTACTAGTACAGGAATACTAAAGCGACCTGTTTCCAAGCTTGCTGTCCTTGATTTGGAGTAG